A stretch of Kryptolebias marmoratus isolate JLee-2015 linkage group LG24, ASM164957v2, whole genome shotgun sequence DNA encodes these proteins:
- the nppc gene encoding C-type natriuretic peptide, whose amino-acid sequence MNLSYVVACGLLVTLLSERMGAKPLTQAQQKSLKDLLGEELAEFLDSEERERRIDAVRSRMRLLRDLRTDTKARGVWARLLNDQSATRRHKSGSKKGGSSSRSGCFGHKMDRIGTISGMGC is encoded by the exons ATGAACTTGTCCTACGTGGTTGCGTGTGGACTTTTGGTCACCCTGCTTTCAGAAAGGATGGGAGCAAAACCATTAACTCAAGCCCAGCAGAAG TCGCTCAAAGATTTGCTGGGTGAGGAGCTGGCAGAGTTTCTTGATtcggaggagagggagaggcgGATAGACGCCGTGCGCTCTCGGATGCGGTTACTGCGGGATTTACGCACGGACACCAAGGCCAGAGGGGTGTGGGCTCGTCTCCTGAACGACCAGTCCGCCACCAGGAGGCACAAGTCGGGCAGCAAGAAAGGGGGGTCTTCGTCGCGGAGTGGCTGCTTCGGACACAAGATGGACAGGATAGGAACCATCAGTGGAATGGGCTGCTAA